One Vigna unguiculata cultivar IT97K-499-35 chromosome 7, ASM411807v1, whole genome shotgun sequence genomic region harbors:
- the LOC114191324 gene encoding uncharacterized protein LOC114191324 — MHPANEDKTAFMGVRANFCYRVMPFGIKNAGTTYQRMMDRILQPLLGQNVESYVDDMVVTSSGNDVHALDIQELFDTINKYQLKLNPEKCVFGVKAGKFLGFMLTERGIEANPDKCQAIINMKSPSCMKEVQQLIGRMAALSRFLACSGDKGHPYFQCLKKNERFQWTSECEDSFLRLKEYLSQPPDREDRQYPVYFVSRLLHGAEKQYPTLEKAALAVVTSARKLRHYFQSFSIQIKTDLPVKQILKRPDMTGRLVKWAIELAEYDINYEPRGPIKAQALVDFLAELTLPTPLNSDQAPINSTPPEWILSVDGASNQKGSGAEVVLEGPGGILIEQSLRFSFKASNNQAEYEALIAGMLLAKEIGAKKLSARSDSLLVTGQFNGEFSAKDPQLAKYLEYVKLLVKTFRVFRLDHVPRQDNSRADLLSKLASFTKPGQHRSVIKETLTLPRVDSSSEIRIMSLNRISQSESWINPIRSYIADGTLPDNAEEAQRVKRSSSHYTLVDGHLFRLGFSRPILTCVENAEARRIMSELHEGICDSHIGGRALLLRILRAVEYLTKWIEAEPVATIAASGVEKFIWKNLVCRFGVPRRLISDNGTQFSSSQVRRTCQKLGITQRFSSIEHPQTNGQAKAANKVILKALKRRVLASKSPCPEEIPRILWAYHTTPQSTTHETPFSLVYGTDALLPIEIGSPAEGRREITPESNEQGIRANLDTLEEVRELARITGEATKQRVERKYRTKVIPRDFKVNDLVLRRAHLTEVEHKLSPKWIGPFRIKEVLHGGAYKVETLDEAAIPRTWNASNLRFYFS; from the exons ATGCATCCGGCAAACGAAGACAAAACTGCCTTCATGGGAGTAAGGGCCAATTTTTGCTATCGAGTGATGCCCTTTGGTATAAAAAATGCTGGGACCACTTATCAGAGAATGATGGACAGGATACTCCAACCTCTACTAGGTCAAAATGTAGAATCTTACGTAGACGACATGGTAGTCACTTCCTCAGGAAACGACGTTCATGCCCTTGACATACAAGAACTTTTTGACACCATCAACAAGTACCAATTGAAGCTAAACCCAGAGAAATGTGTGTTCGGGGTTAAGGCAGGAAAATTCCTAGGTTTTATGTTGACAGAACGAGGTATTGAAGCTAACCCAGATAAATGTCAGGCAATCATCAATATGAAGAGCCCGAGTTGCATGAAGGAAGTTCAGCAACTAATTGGAAGGATGGCTGCCCTGTCCAGGTTCCTTGCCTGTAGCGGGGACAAAGGTCACCCCTATTTTCAGTGCCTAAAGAAGAACGAAAGATTCCAGTGGACATCAGAGTGTGAAGATTCCTTTCTCCGGCTCAAGGAATACCTAAGCCAACCACCG GACCGAGAAGATAGACAATACCCAGTCTACTTTGTTAGTCGATTGCTACACGGCGCAGAGAAACAGTATCCAACCCTCGAAAAAGCGGCCCTAGCTGTCGTCACTTCTGCCAGGAAACTCAGACATTACTTCCAGAGTTTCAGTATCCAAATAAAAACTGATCTCCCCGTGAAGCAAATTCTCAAGCGGCCAGACATGACGGGGCGTTTGGTGAAATGGGCCATAGAGCTAGCAGAGTACGACATAAACTACGAGCCGCGAGGACCGATCAAAGCCCAAGCATTGGTCGACTTCTTGGCTGAGCTCACCTTGCCTACACCACTAAACTCGGACCAGGCTCCCATCAACTCAACCCCACCTGAATGGATCCTATCCGTCGACGGTGCATCAAATCAAAAGGGAAGCGGAGCAGAAGTCGTCCTCGAGGGACCAGGAGGAATCCTAATTGAGCAATCCCTGAGATTTTCGTTCAAAGCCAGTAATAACCAGGCCGAGTACGAAGCTCTGATTGCAGGCATGCTACTAGCTAAGGAGATCGGAGCGAAGAAACTGTCAGCTCGGAGTGACTCGCTATTAGTCACAGGTCAATTCAACGGTGAGTTCTCAGCAAAGGATCCTCAATTAGCAAAGTACTTAGAGTATGTAAAATTGTTAGTAAAGACTTTCAGGGTTTTTCGTCTAGATCATGTTCCCCGACAAGACAATAGTAGAGCAGACCTTTTATCCAAACTCGCCAGTTTCACCAAACCTGGCCAGCACAGGTCGGTGATCAAGGAAACACTCACTTTGCCCAGAGTGGATTCATCCAGCGAAATCAGAATAATGAGCTTGAATAGGATCTCTCAATCTGAATCGTGGATAAATCCTATTAGATCCTACATAGCTGATGGAACCTTGCCTGATAATGCGGAGGAAGCGCAACGCGTGAAGAGAAGCTCATCCCATTACACCCTCGTGGATGGGCACCTCTTTCGTTTAGGATTCTCAAGACCAATACTAACATGTGTGGAGAACGCAGAAGCTCGAAGGATCATGTCCGAGCTACACGAAGGGATCTGCGACAGCCATATTGGAGGACGAGCCCTGCTGCTAAGAATCCTCCGAGCTG TGGAATACCTAACGAAATGGATAGAAGCAGAGCCAGTAGCCACCATCGCTGCATCAGGAGTAGAGAAGTTTATATGGAAGAACCTCGTATGTCGATTTGGTGTACCTCGTCGTCTCATATCCGACAATGGAACTCAATTCTCCAGCTCTCAAGTGCGACGCACATGCCAGAAATTGGGAATTACCCAACGTTTTTCTTCCATAGAACATCCACAGACTAATGGTCAAGCGAAGGCAGCTAATAAGGTAATACTCAAAGCTCTCAAGAGAAGGGTTTTAGCAAGTAAATCTCCCTGTCCCGAGGAAATCCCCAGAATCCTATGGGCCTACCACACGACACCACAGTCAACCACACATGAAACCCCATTTAGCCTGGTATATGGAACGGATGCACTACTGCCAATTGAAATTGGGAGTCCAGCAGAAGGCAGAAGAGAAATAACGCCGGAGTCAAATGAACAAGGAATACGAGCAAACTTGGACACTTTGGAAGAGGTTCGAGAGCTAGCAAGGATTACTGGAGAAGCTACGAAACAACGCGTAGAACGGAAATATCGAACCAAGGTAATTCCCCGGGACTTCAAAGTTAATGACCTCGTCCTGAGAAGAGCACATCTGACCGAGGTCGAACACAAATTGTCGCCTAAGTGGATCGGACCTTTTCGGATAAAAGAAGTCCTGCATGGAGGAGCATACAAAGTAGAAACATTGGATGAAGCCGCCATTCCTAGGACATGGAACGCTTCAAACCTGCGTTTTTACTTTAGTTAG